The Papaver somniferum cultivar HN1 chromosome 3, ASM357369v1, whole genome shotgun sequence genome includes a region encoding these proteins:
- the LOC113358814 gene encoding uncharacterized protein LOC113358814, with protein MCYVTNCCVACDGVHLPSVFYGILVIPIVAELPPKDGAIEVILEDYHRRASSLLSIATMSACCQVSIPLGLQALYNKMQATIRVDPTAKKTEKAAPTMHKRPFGSLQVENQMQLVFGDGEAKPTVQGSKRCICDNRWTDLTQSKHFFGVIIFVVPSYLFDLRPLRHSFRFECKLCRKECCKTIIKIKIDQQGFVIQEFQIYRL; from the exons ATGTGCTATGTTACAAATTGTTGTGTAGCATGCGACGGTGTTCATCTACCTAGTGTG TTTTATGGGATACTTGTAATTCCTATTGTAGCTGAGCTTCCTCCAAAAGATGGTGCAATAGAGGTCATATTAGAGGACTATCACAGGCGTGCTTCAAGTTTGTTGAGTATAGCTACCATGTCTGCTTGTTGTCAG GTTTCCATACCACTGGGACTTCAAGCTCTTTACAATAAAATGCAAGCAACTATCCGTGTCGATCCTACTGCAAAGAAAACTGAGAAGGCAGCTCCCACGATGCACAAGAG GCCTTTTGGATCGTTACAAGTGGAGAATCAAATGCAACTCGTTTTTG GTGACGGTGAAGCTAAACCAACTGTACAAGGAAGTAAAAGATGTATATGCGACAACAGATGGACGGATCTCACGCAAAGTAAGCACTTTTTTGGTGTAATAATTTTTGTAGTTCCAAGTTATTTGTTTGATCTTCGACCATTAAGGCATTCCTTTAGGTTTGAATGTAAATTATGCCGAAAAGAATGTTGTAAGACTATTATAAAAATCAAGATTGATCAACAGGGGTTTGTAATACAGGAGTTTCAAATATACAGactttaa